gtctagtaaTGGTTTGTCAGACAAGggatttgatgatttgttaAGCTTATTGCAGAAGTTGCTGCCAAGCCCGTTAGGGTTGCCTGAAAACACATACCAGGCGAAGCAAATGATTTGCCCAATGGGACTGGAGGTACAAAAGATCCATGCATGCCCTAAGGATTGCATCTTGTATCACGACAAATATGAAGACTTGGATGCATGTCCAGTGTGCTCAGCTTCACGGTACAAATGTCCTGAATCAGCATTGTCAATGAAAGGTGACCGCAACAAACGACCACCTGCCAAGGTCGACTGGTATTTTCCTATCATTCCTCGTTTGAAACGGTTATTTGCAAACGCGAAGACTGCCAAGCTGATGAGGTGGCATGCTGAAGATCGACTCGTTGATGGGAATCTCAGACACCCTGCAGATGGTTCACAGATGGTTCTGTACATGTTTAATGCATGCCATATTATATAACACCTGGTTTGCTGATTCTAAAAAATGGTTGGTTCCATCCTAATTTTCACTATCTGACTCTGCTGATAGATTCTATATAAAGGCCTCGGTTCAGATCATTATCAAGCTTGTCTCTTCTTTTATGTTGAGACTTTAGAGGGCTTAGTGATTCACAAATTAAGATGACTAGCTTGACTGTTTTCAGGTCTTAAAAACCAATTAtttccaagaaaaagaagagctgACAGATGCGGTATGGAAGAACTTTTTCAAAGGCAAGCTTGCCTTCATGCATTGAAGCAAACGGGATAAAGCTATGGCCGTCCTCACAGCCGCAGCTGGAGGAACCCTCCTTATTTGGGAGGGGATCTATACAAATTGGTCGAGATGGAGCTGACTCTGATGTATGACTTCCTCTACACCAAGGCGGCGGTAATCCACACATGGTATGGCTTCTGCATCCATTTCATTTCGCTGCTTGGCACAGCCACCACGTTTATGTTGTTTCAGCTCAGTATAAACAGTAGAGGAAATGGGTACAGCATAGTGGATGTGATTATCAGTTATGTTTTATTGGTTGGGGCTTTGGTCCTGGAAATCATATCTGTGTGCAGGGCTCTACTATCCACCTGGACATGTTCTTTATTGCACCGCAGGGGCAGGGGATGGGAGTGGCCTCTCCATGTTATCACTTCCCTTGGTCAGCGTGTCCACCCGGCAAGTAGGAGACTCTGGTCAGGCTCCATTGGTCAGTACAATTTGTTCCACTTGTGCACCCGCAACACGAATGAAATAGGGAGCAGACTAGCAATGAAATTAGGGCTCCAGGACTGGTGGAACAAGATGCACTTCTCGAGCACTTTCTCACACAGTGAAATTTTGTCAATACGAGATATCAAGAAATTGGTTTTGCAAGCATTGCAAGACAAGGAGCGAGCACTGCAATACAAAAGTATTGATTCGAACTCACGGGGCAGAAGCTTGCAGAGATGGCGTGGAGTTTCTCCCAATTTGCACTGGTATGGGCTGAGTGTGGGGCCTCAAGttcattcatattttgtttgaAATCTATTTCTCCATTCTTGGAAAAAATGACCCAAGCTCTGCCTCACTGTTTGCAATTTCAATTTGCAGGTATACCTTCCATGCCAATTCAACTGAAACGCATTTTGTTGGTAAATATGTTCGATAATATAAAAGACCTTAAACAAGTTTCTATTTTCATACTTGCTGGCTTTACTAGCAGAACCAGCACATGCCTATATTCAGAGTTGCACCTAAAAGCTGTTCTATTTGAATTTCGTAATGTTCAGTTGAACTTTGTTTCCTGATTGTTTGACTACTATCCAATGAAATTGAAACGAGATcttatgttttatttttttagacctTAGTCTAAAAAAGTCAGAAACAAAGTTAAACTCAACATGCACTAATGCACTATGATAGCACACACATGGTTGAATTCTGCtgctataattatatattacatatgttatacaaatgatgcaatattattatatgaaaatattttttttgatgggaaaaaagtcttcaccgccggttcgtgtattaaaccggcggtgttgatgtatccatcaccaacggttccagataagaaccggcggtgatgtgtgcacatcaccaacggttctggaaccggcggtgatggccccaCTATCACCAACGACATAAATCCAACGCCTcccgaaccgttggtgatactccttacgaaccggcggtgatgaggggTGCTGGAGTAGTGAACCGCCACTTTGTTTGTGCCAAAGTCCAATCGAGTTCATACTGCTTCAACGTGGGTGAGCACGTTCACGTGTTTACCTTGCTCTCCTCTCCCAACTTTCTTTTTGTTCTGCAGCCGACATgttcatttatttttcttcctaTCTTTTCTCGCTGACCCATGGGCCGGGACCTGCTAGCTATCCTCCATCTCTTTTACTGCCGTGCACAACCTGGACACAAATAGAGTCCATGTACTGCACGCCATGGTATGGCAAAACCGAGCACCCGTGCCCCTACGTCGCCGGCCCCTTGCCCCCGTCACGATTTTCCCTTGCGTCGCACCCTTCCTCACACACGCGCCCCTACGAAGCCCTAGGCCTGGATCGTCATCTTGCCGCGCCTCGTCTCCTGAAGCGCCGCCCAAGGCTGCTCGCCAAACAGGGATGCCTCGGCCACCGTCTCCACGTGCACCTGCCGAGCCTCACCTTCCTCCCTGCCTGCTGCGACATCGCTCTGCCCCACGTCAGCAGTTTAGCGCAGCACCGCCCCTGGCCCCTTGGCGTCCACGCTACGCACAGCACCCAGCCCCGTGCCCCTGCTCGCCTGGTGTCGTGCAGCACAGCGCCGCCACCGTGCTCCTCGGATCAGACCGTCGTCTCATCCTCCCGACCAAGATTCCGGCCGCCTCGCTGATCCCCCGCCGCCGGTAAGCCCCAAAACAGAACCCCTTCGCCTCCTCCTTGTTTTTCCGCACTCACTCGAGTCCCTCATGCAAGGAATCGGCATCAATTTGAAGCACCAGAGCTCCGGCAGCCATG
This window of the Panicum virgatum strain AP13 chromosome 1K, P.virgatum_v5, whole genome shotgun sequence genome carries:
- the LOC120698322 gene encoding uncharacterized protein LOC120698322 isoform X2; translation: MELTLMYDFLYTKAAVIHTWALLSTWTCSLLHRRGRGWEWPLHVITSLGQRVHPASRRLWSGSIGQYNLFHLCTRNTNEIGSRLAMKLGLQDWWNKMHFSSTFSHSEILSIRDIKKLVLQALQDKERALQYKSIDSNSRGRSLQRWRGVSPNLHWYTFHANSTETHFVGKYVR
- the LOC120698322 gene encoding uncharacterized protein LOC120698322 isoform X1, which gives rise to MELTLMYDFLYTKAAVIHTWYGFCIHFISLLGTATTFMLFQLSINSRGNGYSIVDVIISYVLLVGALVLEIISVCRALLSTWTCSLLHRRGRGWEWPLHVITSLGQRVHPASRRLWSGSIGQYNLFHLCTRNTNEIGSRLAMKLGLQDWWNKMHFSSTFSHSEILSIRDIKKLVLQALQDKERALQYKSIDSNSRGRSLQRWRGVSPNLHWYTFHANSTETHFVGKYVR